TTTTTCGGCCAACTTGGAGAGACCAGATGACCAAAGCTGATATCGTGGAAACCGTCTATCAAAAGATCGGCCTGTCAAAAAAAGAGTCGGCCAACATTGTGGAGTCGGTGTTTGAGATCATCCGCAACCAACTGGAACAGGGCGATCCAGTCAAAATCTCCGGTTTCGGAAATTTTACCACACGGAAAAAGCGCACCCGGCAGGGCCGCAACCCGAAAACGGGTCAGGAAGTGGAGATTTCGGCGCGGACTGTCGTCACCTTCAAACCCAGCCAGATTCTTCGGGAAAAGGTTGGCCGCTCCTCCCGCTGAAAACCGGTCGCTTCTTCGCTCCCCGTGACTTGAGACCCATAGCCCAGACAAAAAACAAGGCCCTCACCAATGAGGGCCTTGTCTGTTTGGAAATCTCCCGCCTGTGCGTTTCATGCAGAGGCCGTCGGTGTATGTATCGGCCTTCTTCTCTGCTCATGCATAGAGGTCGAGAATCGAAGAGACATCATTGGGTGGAAGCTCGCTCAAGGTCTTCTCCGCCAGATCCCGGATGGCACCCTTGACCGTGTCCGGCACGCTCAGTGTTACCATATCACCCGAGGAGAACGCCTGCCTGATGACCTGGGCAGCCCTGTCATTGACGGGCTGCGAGGCGCCCCGCCCCGCAACGCTCCAG
This portion of the Magnetococcales bacterium genome encodes:
- a CDS encoding integration host factor subunit alpha, translating into MTKADIVETVYQKIGLSKKESANIVESVFEIIRNQLEQGDPVKISGFGNFTTRKKRTRQGRNPKTGQEVEISARTVVTFKPSQILREKVGRSSR